One window of the Eucalyptus grandis isolate ANBG69807.140 chromosome 8, ASM1654582v1, whole genome shotgun sequence genome contains the following:
- the LOC104414165 gene encoding polygalacturonase At1g48100, with translation MKQNNNTSCLQFTRPIIIAVLTLMFIVIVLCTCQVEAKSSHMSKHHGHKHQYAPAPAPHYGDLPAESSMFNVLSFGAKGDGVSDDSKACVGIFSLLAFSAAWKAACQVPSATLVIPQGLKFLVKPISFKGPCMPNLVLQIDGIVQAPPKVGSWKKSSLFQWLNFKWVQNFTVQGTGTVDGQGSKWWSLSQMLPYNVQSTSKHVLGMKPTALRFYSSCNVSVRGISIVNSPLCHLKFDNSRGIKISNIAISSPKDSPNTDGIHLQNSQHVEIEHSNIGCGDDCISVQTGCSDVYIHHINCGPGHGISLGGLGKDKSVACVSNIIVDNLSLENTLYGVRIKTWQGGVGSVKNVSFSNVQVSNVKVPMMIDQYYCDKKFCKNQTGGIAISRVKFNQFVGTYAAQPLHIACSQDVPCTNVDLVDIQLKPLPGLGGSREALCYNSYGKAVAPLVPASIDDCLRSDGGSRIARSHDVVCQ, from the exons ATGAAGCAGAACAACAATACTTCATGTCTCCAATTTACTCGTCCGATAATTATAGCCGTCCTAACACTAATGTTCATCGTCATCGTGCTTTGCACCTGTCAAGTCGAGGCCAAGAGTAGTCACATGAGCAAGCATCACGGCCACAAACATCAATATGCTCCTGCACCAGCTCCACATTATGGTGATCTTCCAGCTGAGTCAAGCATGTTCAATGTGCTCTCTTTTGGAGCCAAAGGAGATGGAGTCTCCGACGATTCGAAGGCATGTGTTGGCATCTTTAGTCTGCTT GCATTTTCAGCAGCATGGAAAGCGGCTTGCCAGGTACCATCGGCCACTTTGGTAATCCCGCAAGGACTCAAGTTCCTGGTCAAGCCCATCTCTTTCAAAGGCCCTTGCATGCCTAACCTTGTTCTTCAG atagATGGAATTGTGCAAGCTCCTCCAAAAGTAGGCTCTTGGAAAAAATCCAGTTTATTCCAGTGGCTGAATTTCAAATGGGTCCAGAACTTTACAGTCCAAGGCACTGGGACTGTTGATGGTCAAGGGTCCAAGTGGTGGAGTCTCTCCCAGATGCTGCCCTACAATGTGCAG AGCACGTCAAAACACGTTCTGGGCATGAAACCAACT GCTTTAAGGTTTTATTCTAGCTGTAACGTGAGCGTCCGTGGCATCAGCATCGTCAATAGTCCTCTCTGCCATCTGAAGTTCGACAATTCCAGAGGGATCAAGATTAGCAACATTGCCATTTCCTCGCCCAAGGACAGCCCAAACACTGACGGCATTCACCTGCAGAACAGCCAGCATGTAGAAATCGAACACTCGAATATCGGTTGCG GAGATGACTGCATTTCTGTACAGACGGGCTGCTCTGATGTTTACATCCATCATATTAATTGCGGCCCTGGACACGGTATAAG CTTAGGAGGATTAGGGAAGGACAAAAGTGTGGCGTGCGTCTCCAACATCATCGTAGATAACCTCTCTCTAGAGAATACACTATACGGTGTCAGAATCAAGACATGGCAG GGAGGAGTCGGGTCAGTCAAGAACGTATCGTTCTCAAACGTTCAAGTCTCCAACGTGAAGGTCCCGATGATGATCGATCAATACTACTGTGACAAAAAGTTTTGCAAGAACCAGACGGGAGGCATCGCGATTTCCAGGGTCAAATTCAATCAGTTTGTCGGCACCTACGCAGCACAGCCCCTTCACATCGCATGCAGCCAGGACGTCCCATGCACCAACGTCGATTTGGTGGACATTCAGTTGAAGCCGTTGCCGGGGCTCGGTGGTTCCCGGGAGGCTTTGTGTTATAACTCTTATGGAAAAGCGGTGGCTCCTCTTGTTCCTGCCAGCATTGACGATTGCTTGAGAAGCGATGGTGGGTCGAGAATTGCTAGGTCACACGATGTGGTTTGCCAGtaa